In Neodiprion virginianus isolate iyNeoVirg1 chromosome 6, iyNeoVirg1.1, whole genome shotgun sequence, the genomic window ATGGATCAGATTATAAACCCACACCTCTACAAAAATCTCTGTCTGAAACTGATGCATTTACGAAAATCATCAAATCCCTAAAGTATGAAAAGAATGTGttcatatttcaaaaatgatGTGTCATTATCCCTCTTTCAGAAAGTGTGATCATCGGATCCGCAATCCGTGCATTTAATGAAGAACATTTTTACTTCAGATTAGATGTGGTGAAAACTCCTGGAACAGAATTGGTGACGTGCATTCAGAAAGCAGCCGAGGATTATCTGGAACATTTAATCCCAAAACTATCTGCTTCAGACCGAGAGGTTGCCCAGTTAGAAAACAAAGTATGGCAATTACAAACAAAGATACTCGCTAAAAAGTTATCCAGTAAGACGAGAGAGCGAGAAACTTTCTGTCTGGGAAATCTGAACTGTcggtgggaaaaaaatgagcaagagagagagaaaaaaaagctaGAATCCAAGCTATCTGCCGACAGATTGCGAGACGAATTAATCGATATCTTCAATGACGACAGCTATGCTGTTAGAAATCAGTCTATGGTACAGGTACGCATTTATTTAACGTATGGATGTACAGGTTTTTACCCCTACTGAAAAAGTTCGATAGGAAATGGTAGACTCTGATGGAATGTTATAGAAAATAACATTTTGCGTCGTGCTTTGAATCCCATTCTGTGACATTATTTAATATCGTATTGTTTTCTCTCAAATCCTATTGAGCTTTTCAAGAGGGGGCTGCGATTAGAATTGAACAGATTTTCAACCTTCTCATCTTTTTATCCATAGAGGCAGGCCTCGTATACCAACAAGCAGAGGAATCTTGTAATTCAGGCGCAGAAAAGTGTTAACGTTAACccaaataatttcaatcaagATGGCACAAAGGGAAAGTTTAATCCTGACTCATCAAAACCAAATACGAGTAGAGTTCAAGATCCCTTGGCTGTTTCAGTAGCAGTTACGAATATAGATATGACTGAGAAAAGCCCAAACAAAGATAGCAGATCAATGTCCAAAGAATCAAGTTCAAGTCCCGAATGCTTAATGTTTGTAAACCACGTAGACCATAacgattcaaatttaaatcTAGGCCGGGGGTACAGTCGTAACATTGGTAATCAATCCGAAACATTAGACTCAAGTTTTGGATCTAAAAAAGCGCGTCGAGGGAAACCGAGAACAGCCTCACACAGCCAAACACCGACtgaacaacaacaaccaaATGTGGCGGCGAAGTTAGAATGCCCTGTTTCTACTTTATCGTACAGTCAGGTCACCCGTAAATCAAACGACGCTAATACTATCCAATCCTCAGATTCGCAGGAGTACTGAGTAACTGATAATCTCGCAAATATTTAAACCAtgttatgtataaataatacgaGCACAAATGGTACAGAATTATGTAAGCGTGGCAGAGACATTGGCATACAATAAAATCACTAATAAGTAAATGACTCTCAAACGATCTGATTGTAAATCACATTAATCATCGCTCTGagtcatatttattcgtttgaCGCATACGATTTAGTAAGTTCTATGCTGGGTTTACCTATGGTACCacaatgttaatttttttttctttaaataaaaagaagaacaatCACATGActtcggaatatttttactgCGTTCGATTTGTgcgcattttttttctcgttcgcGAGTGATAGACCAAACTTATCCTAATTGAGATTGCTTGGATATTCTATGTATAGTACGATCTACTTAATTTCGTATCATTATGATGAAGGCGAGTCAAACGGGATTAATATCGAAGATTCTGTAAAgttaatttgcaaatttttcaactttgtttcAAGAAAAAGGTGAGCTAGCAAGAAATTCCGTTCTATAAATGCAAACAAATATGAAGACACACTTGTGCTAAGTAACAGACTGGTTTACTGtctgttgtttttttacaaatagcTTGGATGAAGTATAAAACTTTATACATAAGTATGGTCCCTTTTGCACAGTTGTTTTTATTGATACCAGGAAAATACCAAAAGCGTAGAAACTtggtaatttaaaatttctaactCTCGTTTGAAACGAAAAACCTAATTTTTGCATTGTATGTGATTATATTCCAATCgagtaaataaatagaaaacatCTATCTACCACGTTCACATCAATATTGAACGCAATATAAGTGTATTCTGCTTG contains:
- the LOC124306650 gene encoding BRISC complex subunit FAM175B-like isoform X2; the protein is MAENGSLVTVSGAALSLLLYENVRSMGDQIGFLVGEVLVYVTKNVTDSDRQVENIKTHVDINTIITYPSTNSLYNSIGHVDKEKLKAFIRDKSKHIVGWFRFRRNGSLVPTLQDKILHKELRSTLFNSDARNHEYFTMCLLNTSVSNRGGTHKFRHVFLRYKNGDFVPIPLRINNLGDDSSRPDGSDYKPTPLQKSLSETDAFTKIIKSLKLDVVKTPGTELVTCIQKAAEDYLEHLIPKLSASDREVAQLENKVWQLQTKILAKKLSSKTRERETFCLGNLNCRWEKNEQEREKKKLESKLSADRLRDELIDIFNDDSYAVRNQSMRQASYTNKQRNLVIQAQKSVNVNPNNFNQDGTKGKFNPDSSKPNTSRVQDPLAVSVAVTNIDMTEKSPNKDSRSMSKESSSSPECLMFVNHVDHNDSNLNLGRGYSRNIGNQSETLDSSFGSKKARRGKPRTASHSQTPTEQQQPNVAAKLECPVSTLSYSQVTRKSNDANTIQSSDSQEY
- the LOC124306650 gene encoding BRISC complex subunit FAM175B-like isoform X1; translation: MAENGSLVTVSGAALSLLLYENVRSMGDQIGFLVGEVLVYVTKNVTDSDRQVENIKTHVDINTIITYPSTNSLYNSIGHVDKEKLKAFIRDKSKHIVGWFRFRRNGSLVPTLQDKILHKELRSTLFNSDARNHEYFTMCLLNTSVSNRGGTHKFRHVFLRYKNGDFVPIPLRINNLGDDSSRPDGSDYKPTPLQKSLSETDAFTKIIKSLKLDVVKTPGTELVTCIQKAAEDYLEHLIPKLSASDREVAQLENKVWQLQTKILAKKLSSKTRERETFCLGNLNCRWEKNEQEREKKKLESKLSADRLRDELIDIFNDDSYAVRNQSMVQRQASYTNKQRNLVIQAQKSVNVNPNNFNQDGTKGKFNPDSSKPNTSRVQDPLAVSVAVTNIDMTEKSPNKDSRSMSKESSSSPECLMFVNHVDHNDSNLNLGRGYSRNIGNQSETLDSSFGSKKARRGKPRTASHSQTPTEQQQPNVAAKLECPVSTLSYSQVTRKSNDANTIQSSDSQEY